A genomic region of Oncorhynchus mykiss isolate Arlee chromosome 2, USDA_OmykA_1.1, whole genome shotgun sequence contains the following coding sequences:
- the LOC110499942 gene encoding fibroblast growth factor 3-like gives MVIILVLLLVNVLHPSHQKPRSSSVVRTFTPQSFGGQSCDLRQRRDAVGRGGVYEHLEGAPRHRKLYCATKYHLQIHPNGKIDGTLEEHNPFSILEITAVDVGLVMIKGLFSGRYLAMNQKGRLHASAVFTQECEFMERIHELGYNTYASRRYRTTPHSTSTGSRRRVSAGRLWYVSINGKGQPRRGLKTRKTEKASLFLPRVLGNEDHDMVHLLINSSLGYRQNALRLTGKQGRGDRDVSISRELDDKSHLSDTWTVGRA, from the exons ATGGTTATAATTCTGGTCTTGCTATTGGTGAATGTATTACACCCCAGTCACCAAAAGCCTCGTTCTTCTTCGGTGGTAAGGACATTTACTCCACAGAGTTTCGGTGGGCAGAGCTGTGACCTCAGGCAGCGCAGGGATGCTGTGGGGCGCGGAGGAGTGTATGAGCACCTTGAGGGAGCACCGAGACACAGAAAGCTGTACTGTGCCACAAAATATCACTTACAAATACATCCCAATGGGAAAATAGATGGGACCCTGGAGGAGCATAACCCTTTCA GTATATTGGAGATCACAGCAGTGGATGTGGGACTGGTGATGATTAAAGGACTGTTCTCCGGGAGATATCTGGCCATGAACCAAAAAGGACGACTACATGCATCT GCTGTCTTCACCCAGGAGTGTGAGTTCATGGAGCGGATCCATGAGTTAGGCTACAACACCTACGCCTCCCGCCGCTACCGGACAACCCCACACTCCACCTCAACAGGAAGTAGGCGAAGGGTGAGCGCTGGGAGGCTGTGGTATGTGTCAATCAATGGAAAGGGCCAGCCAAGGCGGGGCCTGAAGACCCGAAAGACAGAGAAGGCCTCCCTCTTCCTGCCTAGGGTCCTGGGCAACGAGGACCATGACATGGTTCACCTGTTGATCAACAGTAGTCTGGGGTACAGGCAGAATGCCCTCAGACTCACAGGGAAACAGGGCAGAGGAGATAGAGATGTGTCCATCTCCAGGGAGCTTGATGACAAGTCTCACTTGTCAGACACGTGGACTGTGGGAAGAGCATGA
- the LOC110533914 gene encoding fibroblast growth factor 4B-like: MSVHASWLPVPLLVWGLVCTSVRTAPFAGRQTDNTERHWETLYSRSLARNPWEKREINRDGDYLTGIKRLRRLYCNVGIGFHIQVLPDGKITGIHNENRYSLLEISPVERGVVTLFGVRSGMFLAMNSKGKLYGSGHYNDECKFKENLLANNYNAYESAAHPGMYIGLSKTGKTKKGNRVTPAMTVTHFLPRI, from the exons ATGTCTGTCCACGCGTCCTGGCTACCAGTACCGCTGCTGGTGTGGGGACTAGTGTGTACCTCAGTGCGCACTGCCCCGTTTGCGGGTAGGCAGACCGACAATACAGAGCGCCATTGGGAAACGCTCTACTCTCGCTCCCTGGCTCGAAACCCATGGGAAAAAAGAGAAATCAACCGAGACGGTGACTATCTTACAGGCATCAAAAGACTTCGGCGTCTATACTGCAATGTCGGCATTGGGTTTCATATTCAAGTTTTACCAGACGGAAAGATAACTGGAATACATAACGAAAATAGATACA GTCTCCTTGAGATATCACCTGTGGAGAGAGGGGTTGTGACGCTCTTTGGCGTCCGAAGTGGTATGTTTCTGGCCATGAACAGCAAAGGGAAGCTCTATGGATCT GGTCATTACAATGATGAGTGCAAGTTCAAGGAGAATCTCTTGGCAAATAACTACAATGCTTATGAGTCAGCAGCTCACCCAGGGATGTATATTGGATTGAGTAAGACTGGCAAAACCAAAAAAGGAAATCGAGTTACACCAGCTATGACAGTAACACACTTCTTACCAAGGATCTGA